One window of Paenibacillus sp. FSL K6-3182 genomic DNA carries:
- a CDS encoding ABC transporter ATP-binding protein, which yields MLRRFFAYYKPYKKLFILDFSCAILAALLELAFPLAVNRVVDDLLPSGNWKWILYACIGLLAIYVFSSALHYVVTYWGHKLGINIESDMRKQLFDRVQKLSFRFFDNNKTGHLVSRMTNDLMDIGEIAHHGPEDLFIALMTLTGAFGIMLSINYQLALMTFIIIPLMIYLSLYFSRKMSAAFNRMFSDIADYNARVENNVSGIRVVQAFANEKHEMARFAENNGRFRLTKLIAYRVMAWNSSISFILMKLISLFVLVCGTWFVIQGDMSYGEFIAFVMLSNVFLGPIKQINSVIETYPKGIAGFKRYLELLETEPDIADAPNAQVVSHLKGDIRFNKVTFGYENKDKVLQGLSLSIRAGETVALVGPSGAGKTTLCSLLPRFYDVEEGSITIDNIDLRDMTLESLRSNIGIVQQDVFLFDGSIRENIAYGKLGASEEEIMQAARQAQLEELILSQPEGLNTMIGERGVKLSGGQKQRLSIARMFLKNPPILILDEATSALDTETEAAIQLALAELSRGRTTLVIAHRLATIKNADRIVVVAEQGIAEQGNHDELLDARGAYSRLHQAQFGA from the coding sequence ATGCTACGTCGTTTTTTTGCTTATTACAAGCCCTACAAGAAGCTGTTTATTTTAGATTTTTCATGTGCCATTTTGGCTGCATTGCTTGAGCTTGCTTTTCCACTTGCCGTCAACCGGGTTGTGGATGATCTACTGCCGAGCGGCAACTGGAAATGGATTTTGTATGCTTGTATCGGACTTTTAGCTATTTATGTGTTCAGCTCTGCTCTGCATTATGTCGTTACCTATTGGGGGCACAAGCTCGGAATTAACATCGAGTCCGATATGCGCAAGCAGCTGTTTGACCGTGTACAGAAGCTGAGCTTCCGTTTCTTCGACAATAACAAGACAGGACATCTGGTATCCCGGATGACAAATGACTTGATGGATATTGGAGAGATCGCCCATCATGGGCCGGAGGATTTGTTTATTGCTTTAATGACGCTGACTGGTGCATTCGGTATTATGCTGAGCATTAACTATCAGCTTGCGTTAATGACCTTTATTATTATTCCGCTTATGATTTATTTGTCGCTGTACTTCAGCCGTAAAATGTCAGCAGCCTTTAATCGGATGTTTTCTGATATCGCTGACTACAATGCACGCGTTGAAAATAACGTGAGCGGCATTCGTGTCGTTCAAGCGTTTGCGAACGAAAAGCATGAAATGGCGCGTTTTGCTGAAAATAACGGTCGTTTCCGTTTGACGAAGCTCATTGCATATCGCGTGATGGCATGGAACTCGTCAATCAGCTTTATTCTAATGAAGCTCATTTCTTTGTTTGTACTCGTGTGCGGAACTTGGTTCGTTATTCAAGGCGATATGAGCTATGGTGAGTTTATCGCATTTGTTATGCTCTCGAACGTATTTTTAGGTCCGATTAAACAGATTAACTCTGTCATTGAGACGTATCCAAAAGGAATAGCCGGATTCAAACGTTATTTGGAATTGCTCGAAACGGAACCTGATATTGCCGATGCGCCGAATGCACAAGTGGTAAGCCATCTCAAGGGTGATATTCGGTTTAACAAAGTGACGTTTGGTTATGAGAATAAAGACAAGGTGCTGCAAGGTCTCAGCCTATCGATCCGCGCAGGTGAGACGGTAGCTCTAGTAGGTCCATCGGGAGCAGGGAAAACAACGTTATGCAGCTTGCTTCCGCGTTTCTACGATGTCGAAGAAGGCTCGATTACGATCGACAACATTGATTTGCGGGATATGACGCTTGAATCACTGCGCTCCAACATTGGGATTGTGCAGCAGGATGTGTTCCTCTTTGATGGATCGATTCGAGAAAATATTGCTTACGGCAAGCTCGGAGCATCGGAGGAAGAAATTATGCAAGCCGCTCGTCAGGCGCAGCTGGAGGAGCTCATCTTGTCGCAGCCTGAGGGATTGAATACAATGATCGGCGAGAGAGGGGTTAAGCTGTCGGGAGGACAGAAGCAGAGGCTCTCCATTGCACGAATGTTTCTGAAGAACCCGCCGATCCTTATTTTGGATGAGGCGACATCCGCGCTGGATACCGAGACGGAAGCGGCGATTCAGCTAGCGCTTGCTGAGCTGTCCCGCGGCAGAACGACGCTTGTTATCGCTCATCGTCTTGCTACGATCAAAAATGCTGACCGCATCGTAGTTGTAGCTGAGCAAGGGATTGCCGAGCAAGGCAATCATGATGAATTGCTCGACGCGCGTGGTGCTTACAGCAGGCTTCACCAGGCTCAATTCGGCGCATAA
- a CDS encoding sugar phosphate isomerase/epimerase family protein, with the protein MKKGINIWSFKGDSTIAENIRTAKKAGFDGIELSLNETGELSLAASDKEIQEIKNELQQNELEIAGLATGLYWSYPMTSENAATREKAIDVCKKQLELAAALGVDTILVIPGAVGVDFIPGSEVADYEYAYDRALEAIGKLVPFAESAGVSIGIENVWNKFLLSPLEMRSFIDAHNSSFVGSYFDVGNALHNGYPEQWIRILGHRIKKVHFKDYRRQAGGLHGFVDLLAGDVDYPAVMQALHAIGYDNYVTGEMIPPYNHHSEQIIFNTSKAMDAILGR; encoded by the coding sequence ATGAAAAAAGGGATTAATATTTGGTCTTTCAAAGGTGATTCAACCATTGCAGAAAACATTCGTACAGCAAAAAAAGCAGGTTTTGACGGAATTGAGCTGTCATTGAACGAGACGGGTGAGCTTAGCCTAGCAGCTTCCGACAAAGAGATTCAAGAAATCAAAAACGAACTGCAGCAAAATGAACTGGAAATTGCAGGTTTAGCAACAGGCTTGTACTGGTCCTATCCAATGACGAGTGAAAACGCGGCTACACGCGAGAAAGCAATCGATGTGTGCAAGAAACAGCTGGAGCTTGCAGCGGCTCTTGGCGTGGATACCATTTTGGTCATTCCAGGCGCTGTAGGCGTTGACTTTATACCAGGAAGTGAAGTTGCTGACTACGAATATGCATATGACCGGGCGCTGGAAGCGATCGGGAAGCTTGTTCCGTTTGCTGAGAGCGCGGGGGTCTCGATTGGCATTGAGAATGTTTGGAACAAGTTCTTATTATCGCCCCTTGAGATGCGTTCCTTCATTGATGCGCATAACTCGAGTTTTGTAGGTTCGTATTTCGACGTCGGCAATGCGCTTCATAATGGTTATCCTGAGCAATGGATTCGAATTTTGGGTCATCGCATCAAGAAAGTGCACTTCAAGGATTACCGCCGTCAAGCAGGCGGATTGCATGGTTTTGTTGATCTATTAGCAGGTGATGTTGATTACCCAGCTGTCATGCAGGCGCTTCATGCAATTGGCTATGACAATTATGTAACTGGAGAAATGATTCCGCCATACAATCATCATTCCGAACAAATCATTTTCAACACTTCAAAAGCGATGGATGCCATATTAGGACGTTAG
- a CDS encoding carbohydrate-binding family 9-like protein, whose product MEVPAFQESKTYLCRQVPISIEDAGFGAIHWDSFDAIELVDTVTAMQPKERTEVRACWSQNYLHIRYLCKDSHVVSDFTIRDEPLYEQDVVELFIDEDGTGHRYLELEVSPNNVVFDALIANDGEAEITSTDLAWRFEGIQTTVETSGDAERIYFVHIPVENFKKPLEQGLSWRVNFYRIDEDKHGNREFQAWQATKAINFHLPRKFGRLLFI is encoded by the coding sequence ATGGAGGTTCCTGCGTTTCAAGAGAGTAAAACCTATCTTTGCAGGCAAGTGCCGATCAGCATCGAAGACGCCGGTTTTGGCGCTATCCATTGGGATAGCTTCGATGCGATTGAACTGGTTGATACGGTCACTGCCATGCAGCCTAAGGAGCGTACGGAAGTAAGAGCGTGCTGGAGCCAGAACTATTTGCATATTCGCTATTTATGCAAGGATTCACATGTTGTATCTGATTTCACCATACGCGATGAGCCGCTTTATGAGCAGGATGTCGTTGAGCTGTTTATCGATGAGGATGGAACTGGGCATCGTTATCTAGAGCTAGAAGTTAGTCCGAACAATGTTGTTTTTGATGCTCTGATTGCGAATGATGGTGAAGCTGAGATCACTTCGACGGACTTAGCATGGAGGTTTGAGGGTATCCAGACGACTGTTGAAACGAGTGGCGATGCTGAACGGATTTATTTTGTGCATATTCCGGTTGAGAATTTCAAGAAGCCTCTCGAGCAAGGATTAAGCTGGAGAGTGAATTTTTACCGAATTGATGAGGATAAACACGGCAACCGTGAATTCCAGGCTTGGCAGGCTACCAAAGCGATAAACTTTCATCTTCCCCGTAAATTTGGCAGGCTGTTATTTATTTAA
- a CDS encoding Gfo/Idh/MocA family oxidoreductase, translated as MLKVGLIGFGFMGRMHFDNYVRLAKEGAPVQLVAICDLLIEELKEGKASGNIATEQDVYDLAPYRLYDNIAAMLENEELDIVDITLPTNLHADLTCSMLERGLHVLCEKPVAGSSEDGWRMAHAAERTGKTLMIGQCLRFWPAYEYLKACVEDGRYGAVTGGYFFRGSAAPKGWFLDGSKSGGCLLDMHIHDADMVHWLFGKPEKVSTIARNVIPGSGYDVVSTHYIYPDGKVLNAQADWTLEGDFGFAMTYRVNFEGGNLIFENGQVKVNPNDAPGFIAELSEDMGYYREIKYFIESIHAGQPVSICAPESAVGTLEIIEAELRSANEGGTLVSL; from the coding sequence ATGTTAAAGGTTGGTTTAATCGGTTTTGGATTTATGGGTCGGATGCACTTTGACAATTATGTCCGTCTTGCTAAGGAAGGAGCTCCTGTGCAGCTCGTAGCGATTTGCGATTTGCTGATCGAGGAGTTGAAGGAAGGAAAAGCGTCAGGAAACATCGCGACAGAGCAGGACGTCTACGATCTTGCGCCTTACCGTTTGTACGATAATATTGCTGCAATGCTAGAGAACGAGGAACTAGATATCGTCGATATTACGCTGCCTACTAATCTGCATGCTGATTTAACCTGCTCGATGCTTGAGAGAGGGTTGCATGTATTATGCGAGAAACCTGTGGCAGGAAGCTCAGAGGATGGCTGGCGCATGGCACATGCAGCAGAGCGCACAGGAAAAACGTTGATGATCGGCCAATGTCTGCGCTTCTGGCCAGCTTATGAATACTTAAAGGCTTGCGTAGAGGATGGCCGTTATGGAGCTGTTACGGGCGGTTATTTCTTCAGAGGTTCTGCCGCGCCAAAGGGTTGGTTTCTGGATGGCAGCAAAAGCGGAGGCTGTTTACTGGACATGCACATTCATGATGCAGACATGGTTCACTGGTTATTCGGCAAGCCAGAGAAGGTATCAACGATTGCACGCAATGTCATTCCAGGCAGCGGCTATGATGTCGTGTCTACTCATTATATTTATCCAGATGGCAAGGTGCTGAATGCTCAGGCAGATTGGACGCTGGAAGGCGACTTTGGCTTCGCTATGACGTATCGCGTTAATTTTGAAGGCGGAAATCTCATTTTTGAAAATGGGCAAGTGAAAGTTAATCCAAATGATGCGCCAGGCTTTATTGCTGAATTGTCTGAGGATATGGGTTATTATCGTGAAATCAAATATTTTATTGAATCCATTCATGCGGGGCAGCCAGTTTCGATTTGTGCACCTGAGAGCGCGGTAGGCACGCTTGAAATTATTGAAGCAGAGCTGCGCTCTGCAAATGAAGGCGGAACGCTAGTATCTTTGTAA
- a CDS encoding ABC transporter substrate-binding protein, with translation MYQGTKSAALLATFALMGTLLLACGSNSANSGNTASPAAEVTKAPAATEQAADTTRSFTDWSKHEVEVPVTPQRVIFHGETTGDLLALGVKPIGVIQDMIKGTVFEQQLTGVEDVGFPLSVEKSLTLQPDLIIFSNSDEQQYEVISKVAPTVTFNSFATLENRMRTLGDLLNKKQEAEDWLAEHAVKTADMWKQIHDNGIKESETAAVFTMYPGNRLFIMAGTGLPQFLYEKGGLKPTPIIQDLIDKEQGFAEISSELLPEYAADRIFILNPVAPEAQQSTNELMKSDLWLKLPAVKNGQVYNFDLLKASSDALSREWLLEELPKALIKK, from the coding sequence ATGTATCAAGGAACAAAATCAGCCGCTCTTTTGGCTACATTCGCACTAATGGGAACCCTATTGCTAGCCTGTGGCAGCAATTCAGCAAATTCGGGCAATACAGCGAGTCCAGCTGCAGAAGTAACAAAAGCACCTGCAGCAACGGAACAAGCAGCCGATACCACCCGCTCCTTCACCGACTGGTCGAAGCATGAGGTAGAAGTGCCTGTTACTCCGCAGCGTGTTATCTTTCACGGTGAAACTACAGGTGATTTGCTTGCGCTAGGCGTTAAGCCGATCGGCGTCATACAGGATATGATTAAAGGGACGGTTTTTGAGCAGCAGCTGACTGGTGTCGAGGACGTAGGTTTTCCGCTAAGCGTCGAGAAATCATTAACACTGCAGCCTGATCTTATTATTTTCTCGAATTCGGACGAGCAGCAGTATGAGGTTATTTCAAAGGTTGCTCCAACGGTAACGTTCAACTCCTTCGCCACGCTGGAGAACAGAATGCGTACGCTAGGGGATTTGTTAAATAAGAAGCAAGAAGCTGAGGATTGGCTTGCAGAGCACGCGGTCAAAACCGCAGATATGTGGAAACAAATTCACGATAACGGTATTAAAGAAAGTGAAACGGCAGCCGTATTTACAATGTACCCTGGCAACCGCCTCTTTATTATGGCTGGTACTGGGCTGCCGCAATTCTTATACGAGAAAGGCGGTTTAAAGCCAACGCCAATCATCCAGGATCTTATTGATAAAGAACAAGGTTTCGCAGAAATATCTTCTGAGCTGCTGCCAGAATATGCGGCTGACCGCATCTTCATTCTGAATCCAGTCGCTCCTGAGGCGCAGCAATCAACGAACGAGCTTATGAAAAGCGATTTATGGCTCAAGCTCCCTGCCGTGAAAAATGGACAAGTGTACAATTTTGATTTGCTCAAAGCTTCCAGCGACGCACTTTCTAGAGAATGGTTGTTAGAAGAGCTCCCAAAAGCACTTATTAAAAAATAA
- a CDS encoding AraC family transcriptional regulator, with protein sequence MSNLTHPTLPLRSLSFHFVDMKLYSHTEGEVLAEKVTSCYTMLISRSGRGRLFMGNESSLFSSYSSFLLSPNTAYQFENIGDGKLEYYLISFQILHLLNQGPVLYTEQLFPNRQELRVYPLAQWMDLLSQLYTGITDCDNIEAHRQQTHFQKLIGFVLEHNLQFDSMSSSTQTVEQTIQYMQNHFQNRITVKQLVDMANVPAWQFTSIFKELTGKKPLDYLNELRISRSKDWLIHTDNTLRDIADRVGFTDEYYFSRRFRLITGFSPRQYALSMRQNILVKDWDGHEVSIPAQPNRIFYCGESIGDMNTLGIQLVGSHMISKGEPFHSEQASALAPDLIIFDHSDESLYAQMSELAPTLTYNSRGSLDERLLMLGEWLGKKKEAQQWLLHYNSSTLLMWQQLQACIRPNETASVFIYHRGKRLFVMGNIGLSSILYHPDGFRPTGKVQDILKSGRPYKEITEKTIQQYAGDRVFMMLPENEESKAAMEKLVNSPIWRNLPAVKNGFSYVLDERDWNQEDASARDKLLLLLPELLNQTS encoded by the coding sequence ATGTCTAACTTAACGCATCCGACTTTACCTCTGCGCTCCTTAAGCTTCCATTTTGTAGATATGAAGCTGTACAGCCATACAGAGGGCGAAGTATTAGCGGAGAAAGTGACTTCCTGCTATACGATGCTTATATCGAGGAGCGGCAGAGGCAGACTGTTTATGGGTAATGAAAGTTCCCTTTTCTCGTCATACAGTTCTTTCCTTCTATCCCCGAACACCGCATATCAATTTGAAAATATAGGCGACGGCAAATTGGAATATTACCTCATCTCTTTCCAAATCCTTCATTTGCTGAACCAAGGTCCTGTGCTTTATACGGAGCAGCTATTTCCGAACCGTCAGGAGCTGCGCGTTTATCCGCTCGCACAATGGATGGATTTGCTGAGCCAGCTTTATACCGGAATTACGGACTGCGATAACATTGAAGCGCATCGTCAGCAAACGCATTTTCAGAAGCTTATCGGATTTGTTCTTGAACATAATCTGCAATTCGACTCGATGAGCAGCTCCACGCAAACGGTTGAACAAACCATTCAATATATGCAAAATCATTTTCAGAACCGAATAACGGTCAAGCAGCTCGTCGATATGGCCAACGTACCTGCTTGGCAGTTCACTTCAATATTCAAGGAGCTGACTGGCAAGAAACCACTTGATTATTTGAATGAGCTTCGTATCAGTCGGTCCAAGGATTGGCTAATCCATACCGACAATACTTTGCGCGATATCGCAGATCGTGTCGGCTTTACTGATGAGTATTATTTCAGCCGCCGCTTCCGTCTTATAACCGGCTTTTCTCCAAGGCAATATGCCCTTTCGATGCGCCAAAATATACTCGTTAAGGATTGGGATGGTCACGAGGTCAGCATTCCCGCTCAGCCCAATCGCATCTTTTATTGTGGAGAAAGCATCGGAGATATGAATACGCTTGGCATACAGCTTGTAGGAAGCCATATGATTAGCAAAGGCGAGCCTTTTCATTCGGAACAGGCTTCTGCACTAGCGCCTGACTTAATTATATTCGACCATTCTGATGAAAGCCTGTACGCACAAATGTCAGAGCTTGCCCCTACGCTTACCTATAATTCACGCGGGTCACTTGATGAGAGACTGCTCATGCTTGGAGAGTGGCTTGGCAAAAAAAAAGAAGCCCAGCAATGGCTTCTTCATTATAATAGCAGTACGTTATTGATGTGGCAGCAGCTTCAGGCGTGCATTCGGCCTAACGAAACAGCTTCTGTCTTTATCTATCACCGGGGAAAACGTTTATTTGTAATGGGCAATATCGGTTTATCCTCTATACTGTACCATCCAGACGGTTTCCGGCCTACAGGGAAAGTTCAAGACATTCTGAAGTCTGGCAGACCCTATAAGGAAATTACAGAAAAAACGATCCAACAATACGCAGGCGACCGCGTATTCATGATGCTGCCCGAAAATGAGGAGTCCAAAGCAGCCATGGAGAAATTAGTGAATAGCCCAATCTGGAGAAACCTTCCTGCTGTCAAAAATGGCTTCAGTTACGTGCTCGACGAACGCGACTGGAATCAGGAGGATGCTTCAGCAAGGGATAAGCTGCTATTGCTTCTCCCCGAGCTGCTGAACCAAACCTCATAA
- a CDS encoding AraC family transcriptional regulator, with translation MEKSESPFPRIRSTPFREWSPSVHYAQFQRLPTGALPRRRLYDYELLYVYHGEAATTMHGQRYKIEAGQLIFLPSGVYHQNEVVSSPNARFLGIHFDFFDELDIQTEADMVVNEAAVLPHKFIYEPYVEGLAPLSDHPVYKPPLVCVQLMEQLVHEFTMRPIGYELVCKGLMLHILAHLLRLPSSRSAGQSSLHGGRIAELMEEIEASPAANWTNTTIAAKLNLSIDHTAKLFKQIAGMPPSEYVQSIRHREARRLLRESELSIENVGSIVGYSDIHYFSRIFRRHEGISPREYRKLSKIL, from the coding sequence TTGGAAAAGTCTGAATCTCCCTTTCCACGCATTCGTTCAACTCCATTTCGTGAGTGGTCGCCCAGCGTCCACTACGCGCAGTTCCAGCGCTTGCCAACGGGTGCTCTGCCAAGACGTAGATTGTATGATTACGAGCTCCTGTACGTGTACCATGGCGAAGCAGCGACGACCATGCATGGGCAGCGCTATAAGATTGAAGCTGGTCAGCTTATCTTTTTGCCCTCTGGCGTCTATCACCAAAATGAAGTCGTTTCCAGCCCAAACGCTCGATTTCTCGGCATTCATTTTGATTTTTTTGATGAGCTCGATATTCAGACAGAGGCTGACATGGTTGTGAACGAAGCTGCTGTTTTGCCGCATAAATTCATTTATGAGCCTTATGTAGAAGGGTTAGCTCCCTTATCTGACCATCCAGTCTATAAGCCGCCTCTTGTATGTGTACAATTAATGGAGCAGCTTGTTCATGAATTCACAATGCGTCCTATTGGGTATGAGCTGGTTTGCAAAGGTCTAATGCTACATATATTGGCCCATTTGCTGCGTTTGCCCTCATCTCGATCCGCTGGACAATCCTCACTTCACGGCGGCAGGATTGCCGAGTTAATGGAGGAAATAGAGGCATCACCTGCTGCCAATTGGACAAACACAACGATCGCAGCAAAGCTGAATTTGAGCATCGACCATACCGCGAAGCTGTTTAAGCAAATTGCCGGCATGCCTCCTAGCGAATATGTTCAATCGATACGTCACCGTGAAGCTAGAAGGCTTCTTCGGGAATCCGAGCTTTCAATCGAAAACGTCGGCAGCATCGTCGGCTATTCCGATATCCACTACTTCAGCCGGATATTCCGCCGTCATGAAGGAATATCTCCGCGAGAATATCGGAAATTGTCCAAAATATTATAA
- a CDS encoding iron ABC transporter permease, translating into MNKETRTKRRKLAFIITPIFLLLSVLIGLISGSITIPLHEIWSILITGDSSAHSVILLDLRLPRVLIGLLTGACLAASGAILQSVMRNPLADPGIIGVSAGGGLAAVITMVMLPQFSFLLPAAAFVGALSASLIIYFLSWDKGASPIKIVLAGVAVNALVGAIMNGVMVVYSDRVQAVLPWLSGGLNGRSWHHFSFMLPYALVGLLLTIPAIKSANLLLLSDDSARLLGQKVELQRLLLILLSALLAGIAVSAAGLVGFVGLVVPHMVRLLIGDDYRYLLPVSIINGAALVVIADAAARSLFNPVELPVGILLACIGAPFFLYLLRRSNCR; encoded by the coding sequence ATGAATAAAGAAACACGTACAAAAAGACGTAAGCTGGCCTTCATCATCACACCCATATTTCTGCTTTTAAGCGTTCTTATCGGGTTAATATCTGGATCAATCACGATTCCACTGCACGAGATATGGAGCATTCTTATCACAGGCGATTCATCAGCTCACTCCGTAATATTGCTTGATCTTAGGCTCCCTAGAGTATTAATTGGTTTGTTGACAGGCGCATGCCTTGCTGCATCAGGAGCAATTCTGCAAAGTGTCATGCGCAATCCGCTTGCCGATCCCGGCATTATTGGCGTTTCGGCAGGCGGCGGTCTCGCTGCTGTCATCACGATGGTGATGCTGCCGCAATTCAGCTTTTTATTGCCAGCTGCTGCTTTTGTTGGCGCCCTCTCTGCAAGTCTAATTATTTATTTTCTTTCATGGGATAAAGGTGCATCACCTATAAAGATCGTATTAGCCGGTGTTGCAGTAAACGCCCTCGTGGGGGCCATTATGAATGGCGTGATGGTCGTTTACAGCGACCGTGTTCAAGCTGTGCTTCCTTGGCTTTCCGGCGGATTAAATGGACGAAGCTGGCATCATTTCAGCTTTATGCTGCCTTACGCGCTCGTTGGCCTCCTTCTTACGATACCAGCGATCAAATCAGCCAATCTGCTGCTGCTCAGCGACGATTCTGCTCGCTTGCTGGGACAAAAAGTGGAGTTGCAGCGGCTTCTGCTTATTCTCTTATCTGCTCTGCTTGCAGGAATTGCAGTAAGCGCCGCAGGCCTTGTCGGCTTCGTTGGGCTGGTTGTGCCCCATATGGTCCGCCTTTTAATTGGAGACGATTACCGTTATTTGCTGCCAGTATCTATAATAAACGGTGCTGCTCTGGTCGTCATTGCCGATGCCGCGGCTCGTTCCTTATTCAACCCTGTTGAGCTGCCGGTTGGCATCTTATTAGCTTGCATCGGCGCACCGTTCTTTTTGTATTTGCTGAGGAGGAGTAACTGTCGATGA
- the isdG gene encoding heme oxygenase, translated as MKAIQTHSLTLEAGMFKLSDVNMVIPKGKITAIVGPNGSGKSTMLRLISGLLTPDSGSILINEKSTSDYKRSEYAKSLSMLTQAKDMLPSLTVRELVAYGRAPYQKSFRQRLTTEDERIIDWALRAMRIRRHEDRMFHTLSGGEQQKARIAMTLAQQTEILLLDEPTTYLDMCHQLEVLETLAKINREYGTTIVMVLHDLQQAAAYCHYMIAMKEGELADAGEPRTIITPRFMRSVFDLDARISFAERYPIIIPIPKTNEEEETMIIVTNVSQFTKGEGEKLVERFDRVGKVEEMEGFLGLEVLLTQNLKDYDEVSIVTRWQSRDDFNNWTKSEAFRESHSHRKTPEYILSNKIMFQEVKVKRTPLPAAERSDERLAQ; from the coding sequence ATGAAGGCGATTCAAACCCATTCGTTAACGCTTGAAGCAGGTATGTTCAAGCTGTCCGATGTTAATATGGTTATCCCTAAAGGTAAAATAACTGCGATAGTCGGGCCAAACGGCTCAGGCAAATCAACGATGCTTAGATTAATCTCGGGTCTGCTGACTCCAGATAGCGGCAGCATTCTCATTAATGAGAAGAGTACGAGCGATTATAAAAGATCCGAATATGCCAAAAGTCTTTCCATGCTGACGCAAGCCAAAGATATGCTTCCTTCACTGACCGTTCGCGAGCTGGTCGCTTATGGGCGTGCTCCCTACCAAAAAAGCTTCCGTCAGCGGCTAACTACGGAGGATGAACGTATCATTGACTGGGCATTGCGGGCAATGCGCATTCGGAGGCACGAAGACCGAATGTTTCACACCCTCTCCGGAGGCGAGCAGCAGAAGGCGCGAATCGCCATGACTTTAGCGCAGCAGACCGAAATTCTTTTACTTGATGAGCCAACTACCTATCTGGACATGTGTCATCAGCTCGAGGTGCTGGAGACACTCGCCAAAATAAATCGGGAATATGGAACGACGATCGTTATGGTTCTGCACGATCTGCAGCAGGCAGCCGCTTATTGCCATTATATGATTGCCATGAAAGAAGGGGAGCTTGCTGACGCTGGAGAACCACGAACTATCATTACGCCTCGTTTCATGCGCTCCGTATTTGATTTGGATGCGAGAATCAGCTTTGCTGAACGTTATCCCATTATCATTCCTATACCCAAAACCAATGAGGAGGAAGAAACGATGATCATTGTGACGAATGTATCGCAATTTACGAAGGGCGAAGGAGAAAAGCTTGTTGAACGTTTTGATCGGGTAGGCAAAGTCGAGGAAATGGAAGGGTTTCTTGGGCTTGAGGTGCTTCTCACGCAAAACCTAAAGGACTATGACGAGGTTTCCATCGTTACAAGGTGGCAATCGAGAGATGATTTTAACAACTGGACAAAAAGCGAGGCGTTCCGTGAATCTCATTCCCACCGCAAAACGCCGGAATACATTCTATCTAACAAAATTATGTTTCAGGAAGTCAAAGTCAAGCGTACTCCGCTCCCTGCCGCGGAACGCAGTGATGAACGGCTTGCCCAATAA